Below is a window of Pseudomonas eucalypticola DNA.
GGCCTAGCAGCGGGTCGCCCGCCGCGGTAGGGACCATCTCCACCGCCAGTGCCCTGCCGTCAGGGTCAAGCAGGTCGGCGGTGGCGGCGATCTGTCGGGTGCGGGGCAGGGCGAAGCCCACGTCCGGCCGTGCGGCCAGCGCCTCGATGTCGCCAGCGCTGAAGCGGCCACCCGCCAAGGGGATGATTTCTCGTACGCCTGGGTCCTGCTGCAAACGCTCGGTCAGCCCATTGATCAGGCCAAATTTGAGCCCGAACAGCAACAGCAATGGTGCCACCACCGCCACCAGGGCCAGCACCGCGCACAACGACAGGCGCCACTCGTCACGCCAGTCTTGCCAGGCCAATGTAGCGATCAGTGAACGGCGCATCAGGGCTGTACCACGCGCGCGGTGACGCCGCCATCGGCATCGCGAGCCGATGTCAGGTGCAGCAGGGGCAGGCCGCAGCGGCGAGCCAATTGTTCATCATGGGTGGCTACCACGCGGGTAGCGCCCTGTTCCCCGGCCTGGGCCAGCAACAATTGCATGACCCGCTCGGCGTTGATCGGGTCCAGCGAGGCAGTGGGTTCGTCGGCCAGCAACAGTCGAGGCGCATGGGCGAGGGCGCGGGCACAGCTGACCCGCTGGCGCTGCCCGACCGACAACTGCGCGGGTTTCTTACCCAGGTGGTCACTGATACCCAGGCGCTCGGCCAGGTGCTCGATGGTGCCATCTTCCGGCAAACCCAGCAGGGCACGTGGCAGGTTGATGTTGGCCCTTACGGTGGTGAACCCCAGCAGGCCGCCGGTCTGCAGTACATAACCCAAGTGCCGGCTGCGCAGATCCGCGAGCTTGTCGTGGTGCCCGTCCTGCCACAGCCGGGCGACATCGGTGTCGCAAAAGCGGAAGTGCGCAGCCTGTTGCGGTGCAGCCACCAGTGCCAGGAGGTCGAGCAGGGTGCTCTTACCGCAGCCGCTGGGCCCGACCAGGGCGTATTGCTGACCCGCGCCCAGGCGCAGTTGCTCCACCACCAGGCTGTAGCGTTGGGGCCCATGGCCCCGTGTGATTCGTACGTCGCGCAGGTCGAGGATCATGGCAGCGTCGACAGCGGTACACGGTACAGGGCGTCACCTGGCTCGGCATCACCGAAGCGCACCCAGTTGGCCAGGTCATTATGGAAGGTTTCGTAGAGCTGGATCTTGGACTCCAGCTCGTCGATGAAATCCTCTTGCTCGGCGACCGACAGCGACAACCACAGGTCTTGGGTCATGGTTAGCGCCTTGCTGCGGTAGGGCAGACCCTGCAGGTATTCCCCCAGCACGCCGCCATCGGCCAGGTTGGCACCGCTGCGCAGTGCCGAGGGGTCGCGGCTCATGTAG
It encodes the following:
- a CDS encoding ABC transporter ATP-binding protein, whose product is MLDLRDVRITRGHGPQRYSLVVEQLRLGAGQQYALVGPSGCGKSTLLDLLALVAAPQQAAHFRFCDTDVARLWQDGHHDKLADLRSRHLGYVLQTGGLLGFTTVRANINLPRALLGLPEDGTIEHLAERLGISDHLGKKPAQLSVGQRQRVSCARALAHAPRLLLADEPTASLDPINAERVMQLLLAQAGEQGATRVVATHDEQLARRCGLPLLHLTSARDADGGVTARVVQP